The Leucobacter viscericola genome includes a window with the following:
- the mmsB gene encoding 3-hydroxyisobutyrate dehydrogenase produces MTTIAFIGLGHMGGPMAANLARAGIRVLGFDLVPASLDAARAAGIKVADSAVAAVAEANTVITMLPNGPDVIAAYGDSGENGSGLLAAAKPNTLFIDCSTIAVDDARVAAGMAVAAGHRALDAPVSGGVVGAENATLAFMVGGEDTDFHEAQPLLDLMGRRIVHCGGTGLGQAAKVCNNMILAVSQIAVAEAFVLAERLGLSDQALYDVASNASGECWALTTNCPVPGPVPTSPANRDFQPGFAGFLMNKDLGLAEQAIALTGVDARLGLLAREIYADYAAGEGAHRDFSGIIETIRSRVA; encoded by the coding sequence ATGACCACGATCGCTTTCATCGGGCTGGGCCACATGGGGGGTCCCATGGCGGCAAATCTGGCACGAGCGGGCATCCGGGTACTCGGTTTTGATCTTGTCCCCGCCTCCCTTGATGCTGCCAGGGCAGCCGGTATTAAGGTTGCTGATTCTGCAGTTGCGGCGGTGGCCGAAGCCAACACTGTGATCACGATGCTGCCGAACGGACCCGACGTTATCGCCGCCTACGGAGACTCGGGCGAAAACGGCTCGGGGCTGCTGGCCGCCGCGAAACCTAACACGCTGTTTATCGACTGCTCAACGATTGCGGTCGACGATGCCCGCGTCGCAGCCGGAATGGCGGTTGCCGCCGGACACCGCGCGCTTGACGCGCCGGTATCGGGAGGTGTCGTGGGTGCGGAGAACGCCACACTCGCGTTTATGGTCGGTGGCGAAGACACCGATTTTCATGAGGCGCAACCATTGCTCGATCTTATGGGGCGTCGAATTGTGCACTGCGGCGGAACCGGACTCGGCCAGGCCGCGAAGGTGTGCAACAACATGATTCTCGCGGTCAGCCAGATCGCCGTGGCCGAGGCGTTTGTGCTGGCAGAACGACTCGGCCTCTCAGACCAGGCGCTCTACGATGTCGCGAGTAACGCGTCGGGTGAGTGCTGGGCCCTGACAACAAACTGCCCGGTGCCGGGTCCCGTGCCAACGAGCCCAGCGAATCGCGATTTTCAGCCGGGCTTCGCTGGTTTTCTCATGAACAAAGACCTCGGTCTCGCCGAGCAGGCGATCGCACTCACCGGAGTCGATGCGAGGCTTGGACTGCTGGCACGCGAGATCTACGCCGATTATGCGGCAGGGGAGGGCGCTCATCGTGACTTCTCCGGAATCATCGAGACAATACGGTCCCGTGTAGCGTAG
- a CDS encoding acyl-CoA dehydrogenase family protein, whose amino-acid sequence MNNTSSEERNALVQAVRDFSLAELAPYALKRDAEKIFPVEALRLAGEVGLGGIYVGEEYGSDLSRADAVAIFEELAKGDTAIAAYISIHNMVAWMIDAFGNSAQRAEWLPDLVSMEQLGSYCLTEPEVGSDAAAISTSARRDGDHYVLNGTKQFISGAGATSVYLVMVRTGEAGSHGISAVIVPKDAPGLSFGPNEHKMGWNAQPTRQVHFENVRVPVANRLSHEGDGFRIAMRGLNGGRVNIGACSLGGAQWAFERALSYVQERQAFGAPLVANQSVVFALADMETDLQAARSLLQRAAQKLDSGAADTVAACALAKRFATDAGFKVANQALQLHGGYGYLHEYGIERVVRDLRVHQILEGTNEIMRSIVGRSLLHDHPQQGGTR is encoded by the coding sequence ATGAACAACACGTCATCAGAAGAGCGAAACGCCCTTGTACAGGCGGTTCGTGATTTTTCCCTGGCGGAACTCGCCCCCTACGCGTTGAAGCGAGACGCCGAAAAGATCTTTCCGGTTGAGGCGCTTCGTCTGGCCGGCGAGGTTGGCCTCGGTGGCATCTACGTGGGTGAGGAGTACGGCTCCGACCTATCGCGAGCCGATGCTGTCGCCATTTTCGAGGAACTGGCAAAGGGCGACACTGCGATCGCCGCATACATCTCGATCCACAACATGGTTGCGTGGATGATAGATGCGTTCGGAAACAGCGCGCAGCGAGCGGAGTGGCTCCCCGATCTCGTCTCCATGGAGCAGCTCGGCAGTTACTGTCTGACCGAACCAGAAGTTGGCTCAGACGCGGCTGCGATCTCAACGAGCGCCCGCCGCGACGGCGACCACTACGTGCTGAACGGTACCAAGCAGTTCATTTCAGGGGCCGGTGCGACTTCCGTGTACCTGGTGATGGTGCGCACGGGCGAGGCGGGGTCGCACGGCATTAGCGCGGTCATCGTGCCCAAGGATGCACCTGGGCTCAGCTTCGGACCAAACGAGCACAAGATGGGATGGAATGCGCAGCCTACCCGCCAGGTGCACTTCGAGAACGTTCGAGTGCCGGTCGCCAATCGCCTGAGCCACGAGGGCGACGGGTTTCGGATCGCGATGAGGGGGCTCAACGGTGGGCGCGTGAACATCGGCGCCTGCTCGCTCGGTGGAGCCCAGTGGGCGTTTGAGCGCGCTCTCAGCTATGTGCAAGAGAGACAGGCATTCGGAGCGCCCCTCGTTGCGAATCAGTCGGTCGTGTTTGCGCTCGCCGACATGGAGACTGACTTGCAAGCTGCCAGAAGCCTGCTGCAGCGGGCCGCACAAAAGCTCGACAGCGGCGCCGCCGACACGGTGGCGGCGTGTGCACTCGCCAAGCGCTTCGCGACGGACGCGGGGTTTAAAGTTGCGAACCAGGCATTGCAGCTGCACGGAGGGTACGGATACCTGCACGAGTACGGCATCGAGAGAGTCGTACGCGATCTGCGGGTGCACCAAATCTTAGAGGGCACCAACGAAATCATGCGCTCGATTGTTGGGCGTTCGCTGCTGCACGATCACCCACAACAGGGAGGTACACGATGA
- a CDS encoding bifunctional 2-methylcitrate synthase/citrate synthase translates to MSETEIKKGLAGVVVDYTAVSKVNPESNSLLYRGYPVQELAATQPFEAVAYLLWNGELPTAQQLAELRTEERKHRALTEQVRAAIDLLPLEAHPMDEVRTAVSVIGAVDMGGSGSVLDASGSPEQNLQRSIQLYAALPAIVAYGQRRRRGLELIEPRDDLDYSANFLWMAFGEEADPVVIDAFNRSMILYAEHSFNASTFAARVITSTLSDLYSAVVGAIGALKGPLHGGANEAVLHIMNEIGSADNVEAWLDKALAEKRKIMGFGHRVYKNGDSRVPTMKAALDTLVEHYDRPDVAELYSKLESEFVARKGIYPNLDYPSGPAYSLIGFDTLTFTPLFIAARVTGWTAHIMEQAASNALIRPLSAYNGVEERHVEGGQA, encoded by the coding sequence ATGTCAGAAACAGAAATCAAGAAGGGGCTCGCCGGAGTCGTCGTCGATTACACGGCGGTGTCAAAGGTTAATCCCGAGAGCAACAGCCTGCTGTACCGTGGCTACCCCGTGCAAGAGCTCGCGGCGACGCAGCCGTTTGAAGCGGTGGCCTACCTGCTGTGGAACGGCGAGCTGCCGACTGCCCAGCAGCTTGCTGAGCTGCGAACGGAGGAACGGAAGCATCGTGCGCTCACAGAGCAGGTGCGTGCCGCGATCGACCTGTTGCCGCTTGAGGCGCACCCGATGGACGAGGTGCGCACCGCAGTGAGCGTCATTGGCGCGGTTGACATGGGAGGGTCGGGATCGGTGCTCGACGCCTCGGGCAGTCCAGAGCAAAACCTGCAGCGCAGCATCCAACTTTACGCTGCCTTGCCCGCCATCGTTGCTTACGGGCAGCGGCGTCGGCGCGGGCTCGAACTTATTGAGCCCCGCGATGACCTGGACTACTCGGCAAACTTCTTGTGGATGGCGTTTGGTGAGGAAGCGGATCCCGTGGTGATCGATGCGTTTAACCGCTCAATGATCCTCTATGCGGAGCACTCCTTTAACGCCTCGACCTTCGCAGCGCGCGTGATCACCTCGACACTCTCTGACCTGTACTCCGCTGTGGTCGGGGCGATTGGTGCGCTGAAAGGACCCCTGCACGGCGGGGCTAATGAGGCCGTGCTGCACATCATGAATGAGATCGGTTCAGCCGACAACGTCGAGGCCTGGCTCGACAAGGCGCTTGCCGAGAAGCGCAAGATCATGGGCTTTGGTCATCGGGTGTACAAAAACGGTGACTCGCGGGTGCCAACAATGAAGGCGGCACTCGACACCCTCGTCGAACACTACGATCGCCCCGATGTAGCAGAGCTGTACTCCAAGCTTGAAAGTGAATTTGTCGCGCGAAAGGGAATTTATCCGAACCTCGACTATCCGTCGGGACCGGCCTACAGCCTCATCGGCTTTGACACACTGACGTTCACGCCACTGTTTATTGCGGCGCGAGTGACCGGGTGGACGGCGCACATTATGGAACAGGCAGCCTCGAACGCACTGATTCGCCCGCTTTCGGCTTACAACGGTGTCGAAGAAAGACACGTTGAGGGTGGGCAGGCGTAA
- the prpB gene encoding methylisocitrate lyase, protein MLYSKTTPADKRRLFRERLASGELLRFPGAFNPLSARLIERKGFDGVYISGAVLSADLGLPDIGLTTLTEVAGRAQQIARMTELPAIVDADTGFGEPMNVARTIQTLEDAGLAGTHIEDQINPKRCGHLDGKAVVDEATALKRIRAAVDARRDPNFLIMARTDVRATQEGQAGLDAAVDRAKALVDAGADAIFPEAMRTLEEFAAMRAALDVPILANMTEFGKSELFSSQQLADIGVNIVIWPVSMLRIAMGATGRALDTLNVEGHLAGKLGEMQHRADLYDLIDYEAYNHFDTSVFNFEVER, encoded by the coding sequence ATGCTGTATTCGAAGACTACTCCCGCTGACAAGCGGCGGCTGTTTCGCGAGCGGCTCGCGAGCGGTGAGCTGCTGCGCTTTCCCGGGGCGTTCAACCCGCTTTCGGCTCGGCTTATCGAGCGCAAGGGCTTTGACGGTGTGTACATCTCGGGTGCTGTGCTCTCCGCCGATCTCGGTCTGCCTGACATCGGCCTAACCACGCTCACCGAGGTTGCGGGTCGCGCTCAGCAGATCGCACGCATGACCGAGCTGCCCGCGATCGTTGACGCTGACACCGGGTTTGGCGAGCCGATGAATGTGGCGCGCACGATCCAGACTCTCGAGGATGCTGGCCTCGCCGGTACGCACATCGAGGATCAGATCAACCCCAAGCGCTGCGGTCACCTCGACGGCAAGGCGGTCGTTGACGAGGCCACAGCGCTGAAAAGAATTCGCGCCGCGGTCGACGCGCGCCGCGATCCTAACTTCCTGATTATGGCGCGCACAGACGTGCGGGCCACGCAGGAGGGGCAAGCCGGGCTCGATGCGGCAGTGGATCGGGCGAAGGCACTCGTCGACGCGGGTGCCGACGCGATTTTTCCCGAAGCGATGCGCACGCTCGAAGAGTTCGCCGCTATGCGTGCTGCGCTCGATGTGCCGATTCTCGCCAACATGACCGAGTTCGGTAAGAGTGAATTGTTCTCCTCGCAGCAGTTGGCCGACATCGGCGTCAACATCGTGATCTGGCCCGTTTCAATGCTGCGCATCGCCATGGGGGCAACCGGTCGCGCGCTTGACACGTTGAACGTCGAGGGGCACCTCGCCGGGAAACTCGGTGAGATGCAGCACCGCGCTGACCTCTACGACCTCATCGACTACGAGGCCTACAACCACTTCGACACGAGTGTCTTCAACTTTGAGGTTGAACGCTAA
- a CDS encoding PIN domain-containing protein: protein MIIVDTNVWSEALKPEPNQTVLEWLRLHSNEATLTAVSVFEMRYGASILPPGSRQTELQTQIDSMISAMSARTLNYDATAATAHARFAASARVDGRALSREDGQLLGIAAANGCKIATHNVRDFEGFGVEIIDPWLKQTAA, encoded by the coding sequence ATGATTATTGTCGACACAAATGTCTGGTCTGAAGCACTCAAGCCCGAACCAAACCAGACAGTTCTCGAATGGCTTCGCCTGCACTCCAACGAAGCAACATTGACCGCAGTATCTGTGTTTGAGATGCGCTACGGTGCGAGCATTCTCCCGCCAGGTTCCCGCCAAACCGAGTTACAAACTCAAATAGACAGCATGATTTCAGCGATGTCTGCCCGCACACTCAACTACGACGCAACCGCTGCCACCGCACACGCCCGCTTCGCAGCGAGCGCACGGGTTGACGGCCGCGCCCTCAGCCGAGAAGACGGCCAACTCCTCGGAATCGCCGCGGCGAACGGCTGCAAAATTGCCACGCACAACGTGCGCGATTTTGAAGGGTTTGGGGTCGAGATCATTGATCCTTGGCTGAAGCAAACTGCCGCATAA
- a CDS encoding enoyl-CoA hydratase — MTEYTSIVTDVQNRVGYITLNRPEALNALNSELLTELVEVALRFDADTEIGAIVITGSERAFAAGADIKQMAELGFSDMYLGGPFPGWQGFERMRTPVIAAVAGFALGGGCELAMMCDIIIAADTAKFGQPEINLGVIPGFGGSQRLPRAIGKAKAAEMVLTGRMIGAEEAERSGLVSRVVPAADLLDEARKTAETIASKSLLAVYAAKDALQAAQEMPLSEGLRFERHAFAAAFATEDQKEGMRAFAEKREPHFKNR, encoded by the coding sequence ATGACCGAGTACACCAGCATCGTGACCGACGTGCAGAACCGCGTCGGTTACATCACCTTGAACCGGCCGGAAGCGCTGAACGCGTTGAACTCTGAACTCTTGACTGAGCTTGTCGAGGTCGCGCTCAGGTTTGATGCTGACACCGAAATCGGGGCGATCGTGATCACCGGTTCGGAGCGGGCATTCGCCGCTGGTGCCGACATCAAGCAGATGGCTGAACTCGGTTTTAGTGACATGTACCTGGGCGGACCCTTTCCCGGCTGGCAGGGCTTCGAGCGCATGCGCACACCGGTGATCGCAGCGGTAGCCGGTTTTGCGCTCGGTGGCGGGTGTGAGCTCGCGATGATGTGCGACATCATCATTGCGGCAGACACCGCAAAATTTGGGCAGCCAGAGATCAACCTGGGTGTCATTCCCGGGTTCGGCGGATCGCAGCGGCTGCCGCGCGCGATTGGTAAAGCGAAGGCCGCTGAGATGGTGCTGACCGGCCGTATGATCGGCGCGGAAGAGGCCGAGCGGTCGGGGCTCGTATCGCGGGTCGTGCCAGCTGCCGATCTGCTCGACGAAGCTCGCAAGACCGCGGAGACAATCGCTTCCAAGTCTCTGCTGGCTGTGTACGCCGCCAAGGATGCTCTGCAGGCTGCCCAAGAGATGCCGCTTTCGGAGGGCCTGCGGTTCGAACGCCACGCCTTTGCGGCTGCGTTCGCGACGGAAGACCAAAAAGAGGGCATGCGCGCCTTCGCGGAAAAGCGGGAGCCTCACTTCAAGAATCGCTGA
- a CDS encoding FitA-like ribbon-helix-helix domain-containing protein yields MAQLLIRNLPEPVKEELRERARDNGRSLEAEVRKILVDLVAASHEDPVLSWLGSSERFRSHHGGVDLHLPERQAPRPVDFE; encoded by the coding sequence ATGGCACAGCTTCTCATTCGAAACCTTCCCGAGCCGGTAAAAGAAGAGCTGCGAGAGCGGGCGCGCGACAACGGTAGGTCACTTGAAGCCGAGGTTCGTAAGATTCTCGTCGACCTCGTCGCAGCCAGTCACGAGGACCCGGTGCTCTCTTGGCTCGGCAGCAGTGAGCGATTCCGTAGCCACCACGGAGGCGTGGATCTCCATTTGCCCGAGCGACAGGCCCCACGCCCGGTCGATTTCGAGTAG